In the Blattabacterium sp. (Blattella germanica) str. Bge genome, GAAATAAAAACAAACAAAATCCTTATATTAGAAATTGAAAATTATAAATGGATAATCCACAATCCTTTATTTATATATCCTCCTTTATCAGAAATTTTCTGATATTTATACTTACTAATTAATCCTGAGAAAGATTTTTGATCTATTGTCTTAAATAAATTTTTATTTTCAAAAAGTTTTTCTATTATGTCGTAGGTTAAATCGAATCCCAATAATTGATATTTGTTGAAGTAATTTCCAAATTTTTTTTTAAGAAAATGAAACATTTTTCTTTTTTTTTCATCATTTTTGTTGAAATGATATTTTGTTGTGAATAGAAATTTATATTCTCTTAATAAGGAAATGTTTTTATAATAAACATTATGATAACCTATTCCAAAAGGGATTATTTTTTTGTTGTTTTTAACAAAATCAATAAATTCTTTTCCTATAAAAAAATCTCCTCCTAAAAAAATAGCAAAAAAAGGAAGGTTATGACTCGTTTTAATATTAAAAAAATTATTCTTCAAATAAAAAATTTGGAAATGAACATTCCATTGCGATAACTTTTTCTTTATAAAAGTTGTCATTTTTTTAGATGGATCTTCACCTAGCAAATATAAAGTTTTTATCTTATTATTTTGATAAATAAGTTTAATTTCTTCTAAAATAGGTTCCGAAAGATAAATATCTTTTGCTTCAGATTGAATAACATTTGGATAAGCATTTAAAGAATCAGAAGCCGACAGAGGAGAAATAATAGGCGTTTTTTTGTTATTTTTAGCGACTTCTTCTAAAGAAGAGCGAAAAAAAGGTCCTATAACAGCATGATTATGAGACAGATCATACGAATGAATAAAGTTTATAATTCTTTTTCTTTCATTTCTAGTATCAAAAACTTGAACATTGATTTTTTTATTTTTTAATAAAAGAAAATCAATAGCGCTCTTAGCTCCAAGATAAAAATATAAAGCATTTTCACTCAACTGTTTATTTTCATTATCTATTTTTTCGTCTTTAACGGAACTCAGAAACAAAGGCAACATAAAAATTATTTTAATGGAAGATGTCTGATTTGTAGAATTAGAATTATATGTTTGATTTTCTTTTTTTTTAAAATGACCATAATTTTGATCCATTTTGCTAATTCCTTCCGAAAAAAACAAAATAATAAGAGAAAAAAAAACAAAAAAAGTATTTCTCATATCAGTTCAGTTGATATTCTGAATATACTTTTTTTTCATAATTCTAATATTTTAGAAATATTTTTTTCATTTTCTCCCATTAAAAATTTTACTGGGTTTTCTATAGATTCTTTAATAGATAATAAAAATCCAACAGATTCCCGACCATCAATTATTCTATGATCATAGGATAAAGCTAAATACATCATAGGACGTATTTCAATAGATCCATCAATAACTACAGGTCTTTCCATAATTTTATGCATTCCTAATATTGCACTTTGTGGTGGATTTATGATTGGAGTAGATAACATGGATCCAAAAACACCACCATTAGTAATGGTAAATGTCCCACCTGTCATTTCATCTATAGATATTGTCCCATTTTGAACACGTGTTGATAAATTAAAAATTTCCTGTTCTATTCCACGAAACGATAAATGTTCCGCATTTCTTATCACAGGAACCATTAATCCTTTAGGTCCAGATATAGCCACACTAATATCACAATATTCAAAATTAATTTTTTCTTCTCCATTAATCATAGCATTAACATCTGGATACATTTGCAATGCTCTTACACAAGAAAGAGTAAAAAAAGACATAAATCCTAAATGAACTCCATGTTTTTCTTTAAAAAGATTTTTGTATTTTTTTCTTATAAAAAAAATTTCTTGCATATCAACTTCATTGAATGTAGTTAGCATCGCTGTTTCATTTTTTATGGATACTAATCTTTCAGAAAGTTTTCTTCTTAGAGAAGAAAGAGATGTTATTGTTTTTGATCTATATATTGGAATAGATCTACTTATAGACGGAAAAGAACTCTGATTTTCAATCAAAATACAATCGGCTTTTGTAATTCTTCCATCTTTTCCTGTTCCTTGAACAGATTCAATGGGAATATTCTTTTCTTTCAAGATTTTTTTTGAAGCTGGAGAAAGAATTTTTGTTTTCGTATTTTCTAAATAAACCTCTTTTTTATTTTTATTATTTTCTTCTTGATTTTCAATGTTTTGATTGAGTTCCTTTGTACTTTTTTTACTTTTAGAAGAATCGATAAGGCACAAAACATCTCCAACTCGTATTTTATCTCCTTTTTTTACCATCAAAGTAATCACTCCATTCTCTTCTGCAGAAATTTCTAAAGTTGCTTTATCTGAATCAATTTCTGCTAATGTTTGACCTTTAGATACATAATCTCCATCTTTAACGAGCCATGTGGAAACCTCTACTTCCGTAATGGATTCTCCTGGAGAAGGGACTTTAACCTTTGTTATCATATGTTATCATAATTTAAATTATTACAAAAAATCAAAAAAAAGCTTTTTCTAATATTTTATTTTGAATTTTTAAAAAATCTGGATAAGATCCTGTAGATGGACTAGAACTCTCAGATGGAGCGATTAAATTGAATGATATTATACTTCCCAATTTTCTTAAAATAAAACTCCATAATCCCATATTCTCTGGTTCTTCTTGTACCCAAAAAACTTCTTTTTTGTTTTTGTATTTAATAAGTAATTCTTTAATTTTTTCCATTTTTAATGGATAAATTTGTTCTATGCGAATTAATGCCGTTTTATCGTTTTTAAGGGCCTCTTTTTTATTGAGAAGCTCATAATATATTTTTCCAGAACAAAAAATTAATCTAGTAATTTGATGAATATCTATCACAGAGGGGTCATCCAAAATTTCTTGAAATTTTCCTTCAGAAAGATCTTCTATTGTAGATAAGCATTTTGGATTTCTAAGTAAACTTTTGGGAGTAAAAACTATAAGAGGTTTTCTATATTTCAATTTCATTTGTCTTCTTAAAAGATGATAAAAGTTAGCTGGAGTCGTACAATTGACCACAAATAAATTATTGTTAGCACAAAGTTGCAAATAACGTTCTACACGTGCAGATGAATGTTCTGGCCCTTGCCCTTCATATCCATGAGGAAGTAATAAAACAATTCCATTGCTAATTTTCCATTTATTTTCTCCAGAGGAGATGTATTGATCTATTATAATTTGTCCCCCATTTCCAAAATCTCCAAATTGAGCTTCCCATAAGGTTAAAACATGAGGAGAATACATAGCGTATCCATAATCAAAACCCAAAACTCCATATTCTGAAAGAGGAGAATTATAAACTTGCATTTTTCCTTGTCCCATTCGGATATGATTCAATAGAATAATTTCTTCCTCTTCTTCCGTTTTTACAATGGCATGACGTTGAGAAAATGTTCCTCTAGCCACATCTTCTCCTGATAACCGAATATGAACACCTTCATCCAAAAGTGTTCCATACGCTAGTATTTCTGCCATACTCCAATCCACCAATTTAAGCTGAATCATTTCTAATCTTTGTTGAAAAATCGATTCCGTTTTTCTAAAGAATTTTTTATTCTTAGGAAGAGAAAAAACTTGATTGGATATATCTACAATTTTTTTCATTGGAATTCGAGTATCGACTTTATGAAAAATATCTTCATGATTAGATACAATAGGAAAATTTTTCCATTCTTCTTCTAAAAAAGAATTCAATACATTCCATTTTATATTTATTGCTTCATGATATCCTCCATTCAAAATCTGTTCATATTCTTTTTCCATATTGATTATTTCATCACTATTAATGATTCCTTCTTTTTCTAATTTTTGTTTATACAAATTGTAAGAATTGGGATGTTTAGAAATAGCTTTATATAAAGAAGGTTGTGTAAACCTAGGTTCATCTCCCTCATTGTGTCCATATTTTCTATATCCAAGTAAATCTATAAAAACATCTTCATGATATTGCATTCTAAAATCTACAGCAAAATGAATTGCTCGTATAACAGATTCTACATCATCTGCATTAACATGTAACACTGGAGAAAGAACAATTTTTGCTATATCAGTACAATAAATACTAGAACGTCCTTCAGTATAATTTGTGGTAAAACCTATTTGATTATTTAGTACGATATGAATTGTTCCTCCAGTTTTGTATCCTTTTAATCTAGATAATTGAATAACTTCATATACAATCCCCTGACCTGCTAACGCTGCATCTCCATGAATTAAAATAGGAATAATTTTTTCTGAATTACTGTTTTGATTATAAATAATATCTATTTTTGCACGTGTAATTCCTTCTACAATAGCATCTACGGATTCTAAATGAGAAGGATTAGGAACTAAATTCATTTTAATATATCGTCCTTGACTAGTCTTTCTGATTTTAGAAAATCCAAGATGGTATTTTACATCACCAGAAAAGGTTTTTTCTTTGTATTCTTTTCCTTGAAATTCACTAAATATTTGAGAAAGATTTTTTTGAAAAAAATTAGAAAGAAGATTTATACGTCCTCTATGTGACATTCCAATTATAAAATCTTCGGTAAAATATTTTCTGGATGTATATTCTATCATCTCTTCTAATGCAGGTAATGCAGATTCATTTCCTTCTATAGAAAATCTTTTTTGCCCCACAAATTTGGTGTGAATAAAATTTTCGAACGCAACTGCTTCATTTAATTTTTTCAAAAAAAACTTTTTTTCTTCTGCAGAAAATTGCAATTTTTCTTTTTGAAACCATTTTTCAATCCATTGAATTTTGTCAGGGTTGGAAATATACATGTATTCTATTCCTATAGATCCACAATAAATATTTTTTAGATAATCGATTATGTTTCTTAATGAAGTTCTTCCAAGACCTATTAATTTTCCAGCTTCAAAAGATATGTCAAGTTCTTTATCAGATAAACCAAAATTTTTTAAATCCAAAGAAGGAAAATGTTTTCTTCTTTCTCGTATAGGATTTGTAGGAGTAAAAAAATGACCTCTTTTTCTATAAGCATGAATCAAATTAAACACCAAAAATTCCTTGTGGATGATATCAATTTCATTCTCATTTTTTAAAAATTTTTTGTGATTTTCTTGATTTATTGATTGACGATCGGTTTTGTAATTTTCTTTTCCAAAATCAAATCCATGGAAAAAAGCGCTCCAACTGGATTCTATTGAATTAGGATCTTTTTTATACTTGTTATATAGAAATTCTAAATCTTGAAAATGAATAGTATTTAGAAAAGAATATCTATCACTCATATACTATTTTTTACTTCAAATTTAAACATTTTAAACATCTATCAAAGTTTATTGTTTATTTGAAATGATTTTTTATAGCTATTGCATCTTTTAAAACCAAACTTAATCCATTTTTTTCAGTTCCTATAGCTGTAGCAAAAAAAGACTTTCCCCAATATTTTCCATGTATATAAGATGTCATTTTACATATTATTTTGTGAGCATGAATGTTTTTGCTTTGAATTATAGAATCGGAAATAGATATGAAAATCACCGGTTTGTTTTCTTTTATAAATCCGACAATCATAAACAAATTAGATATTTCATTTCTTAAATCCAAAACTATTTTCTTAATAAGATTAATATCTTTTTCTTTAGATAGATCAATATCACATATATAGTTAATTGAAGAGAATTGAATAGCTTTTAAAGAATATTCTTTTTTGAGTGTTATCATTTGCTGTAAACGAATTTCTGATATTTTTTTTTTCAATTCTTGATTCTCTTTTTGTAAAATGAGAAAACTTTTAAAAGGAGATTCCGGATACTTCATCATCTTTTTGAAAGATTGATATTGGTCATGGATTGATTTTAAGTATTGTACTGCTTTTTTTGAAGTTATAGCCTTAATTCTCCGTATTCCATACGATATAGAAGATTCTGATATAATTTTAAAAATTTGAATCAATCCAGTATGTTTAACATGTGTTCCAATACATAATTCAGATGATTTTCCAAAAGTTATGACTCGCACTTCTTGTTTGTATTTATTTTCAAATGTTTCACTTTTATAAAAAGAAATGTTTTTTTCAGCTTCTTGTAAGGAAGAAAATCTTTTTTCTTCTAGAATCAGATCAGAAAAAATTAATTCTTGAACTAAATTTTCTATTTTATACAATTCTTCAACAGTTATTTTTTGATAATGAGAAAAATCAAATCGTAAATAGTCTTCTCCTACATAAGACCCTTTTTGTTGAATATGATTTCCTAAGATTTTTTTCAAAGAAAAATGTAATAAATGAGTAGAAGTGTGATTTTTCTCAATTTCTAATCTTCTATTTTTATCAACTATAGCTTTAAAAGAAGAAAAAACATCTGAAGGCAATTTTTTAGCAGAATGTATAATAATGGAATTTTCTTTTTTAGTATTAAAAATGTAAACTTCATCAGTCTCATTTTTTATGAATCCAGTATCTCCTAACTGTCCACCTCCTTCAGGATAAAAAGGAGTTTTTGAAAAAACTAACTCATAATAATGAGTTTTTTCTAATTTATTTTCTACTTTTCTGTATTTTAAAATCAATACGTCACATTTTATCATATCATATCCTACAAAATTTACATTTTCGTGAATGAATTGATGATTATGTACTTCAATCCAATCTTTTTTTTCTATTGTGTGATTTTCTTTTTTGGATCTATTTTTTTGTTCTAACAATTTTTCATGAAATAATTTTTCATCAATTAACAAGTTATTTTTTTCAACTAACATTTTAGATAACTTTATAGGGTAACCATAAGTATCATATAATTTAAAAATGGTTGTTCCATCAATAATTTTTTCATTTTGTTTTTTAGCTTTTTCTATGATGTATTGAATTTTATGATTTCCTTTTTCAATAACTTTTAAAAAAGACAATTCTTCTTCCTGAATTACATTTTTTATGTATTCTTTTTTTTCCATCAATTCTGGGAAATAACTTTTCATTTCTTTTACTAAAGAATCTACAAATTGATAAATAAAAGGCTCTTTTTTATATAAAAAACGAGTTGCATAAATGATGGCTCTTCTAAGAATTCGTCTGATCACATAACCAGCTCCATTATTTGATGGAAATACTCCATCTGAAATAGAAAAAACAATAGCCCTTAGATGATCTGCTATTATATGTATGGATACTTTTTGATGAAAATCTTCTTTATAAATTTTACCCAAAGATTCTTTTATATTTTGAATAATTGGAAAGAAAATATCAGTTTCATAACTAGAAAATTTTTCTTGTAATATCATACATAATCTCTCCAATCCCATTCCTGTATCAACATGTTTTTTCGTAAGTTTTTCTAATTTTCCATCTGATTTACGTAAGAATTCTATAAAAACAAGATTCCAAATTTCTATAACCTTTGGATGTTTTTTATTAACAAGATGTTTTCCAGATAACATTTGTTTTTCTTTTTCATTGCGTAAATCTATATGAATTTCTGAACAAGGCCCACAAGGACCTGTCAATCCCATTTCCCAAAAATTTTCTTTTTTTCCAAAAAAAAGAATATTTTCTTCGCTTATTAAAGTTTTCCAATATTTAAAAGTTTCATAATCCATGGATAATCCTTCTTTTTTATCTCCAATAAAAACAGATATGTAAATATTTTTTTTTGGAATGTTATAAACTTGAATTAACAATTCCCAGGCCCATTCTATTGTTTCTTTTCTAGAATAATCTCCAAAAGACCAGTTTCCTAACATTTCAAACATGGTATGATGATAATTGTCATATCCCACATGTTCCAAATCATTGTGTTTACCAGTTACTCTAAGACATTTTTGAACATTGACTATTCTTGAATAATCCGGTTGAATGTGTCCTAAAAAATAATCTTTAAAAGGATTCATTCCTGCATTGATAAAAAAAAGTGAAGGATCATTTTTTGAATGAATGGGAAAAGAAGGAATAACTTTATGTTCCTTTTTTTTAAAAAAACCGAGAAAAGTATCTCTTATCGATTTGTATTTCATAATACATCATTTAAGAATTATTTTTTCTATAATATTTAGGGGACTGTTCTATCGCATCCATGATCTTATCCATAATATTATCAGTGGTGTCTTTTTTTAAATCTAATTGAATAGGTTCTTTAAATTTCATTTTTTGTAACACTCCCTTTTTTTTAATTCGAATACCTTTTTTATCATAAGCTTTTTGAAATCCATCTATTACGATAGGAACAACTATAGGATTATATTTTCTGATTACATGAACAATTCCTCTTCGTCCGGGGGCAAATGCCTGGGTTGTCCCTTGTGGAAAAGTAATTAACCATCCATCATTCAGAGCTATCCCCATACGAGTTATCTCAGATCTATTTACGGAACGATTTACTTTTTTATCTCCTTCTTTCCATGTTCTTTTTACAGTTATTCCTCCAGAATAAGTAAATAATTTTGTTAAAAAACTTTGATTCATGGTTTCTTGAGCCGCAACATAGTACAGATTCACTTTTGGATTTAAAAGATAAATAGGATTCTTAATGCTATTTATGAATCCATTTTTTACACTGCAAAACACATGAAACATAGCAAAAACATCTGCAAAATAAGTTTGATGATTTGAGACAAAGAGAACTCTTTTATCAGGTAAATTTTTTAGATATTCCGTTCCTTTCAATTTTAATTGATTAAATCCATTATAACGATTGTAAGAAATACAACCAAAAGTGAAAATTAAAAAACGTTTTATAAAATGTAAATTTCCAAATGCGTCTCTAAATAGAGTACTTTCTTTTTTTTTCAAATGTTTCTTTTTTGTTTTCTTAAAAAAAGATGAATGAAAATTCACTGTTTATTTATCTATTTTTTTTGTAATGTTATGAAATTTTGCAGAATAATAGGCAAAAATTGTGAAAATTAACAAAATGAATAAGCTATAATATATCCAAGAAGGTACAGAAAGAGGATCTCCTTTAGCATAAGAATGTAATCCAGATAAATAATAATTCACTCCAAAATAAGTCATAATAATAGAACTTATTGATAATATGCTACAAAAATTAAAAATAAATATACTTCTCATGGATGGAATTAAGCGAATATGTAACACAAAAGCATAAATCATAATGCTAATCAGAGCCCAGGTTTCTTTTGGATCCCAACTCCAATAACGTCCCCAACTATTATTTGCCCAAACAGAACCTAAAAAAGTTCCTATTGTTAATAAAAAAAGTCCTATGGTTAGACACATTTCATTAATAATAGTTAATTTTTCAATATGAATTTGAATTATTTTACTATAATAATGAAAATTGGCTTTCAATATATATAAAAGTAACACAAAAAATCCTAAAAAAGATCCTGTGAAAAAAAAACCATAACTAGTTGTTATTGTGGCGACATGTATAATTAACCAATGAGATTTTAAAACTGGAACTAAATTTGTTATTTCTGGATCCATTGCATTTCCATGTGCTATCATTAATAGAACAGATGCTATGAAAACTGTGGGACCTGAAACAAATCGATTTTTATGAAATAAAAAACCTATTCCAACTAAACAAAAACTAATAAAAATAGCAGATTCATATCCATTAGTCCATGGAGCATGTCCAGAAATATACCATCTAGAAATTAAACCTAAAAAATGTGAAAAAAATAAAACATATAAAATGAAAAAAAATATTTTAGAAAAAAAAACATATATTTTTTTTGAAAGAAAATGATCAAAAAAGAATTGATAATGATAAAAATTCCCAAAAATGGCATATAAGAATGATAAAACATAAAATATGTTGAGTTTATTGTAAAGAATTTCTAGGGATATTTTATTTACTGAAGGTAAAATAGATTTAGCATGTTTGATTTGATAGAGTCGTATTTTTTCTATTTCATTATCTGCAATACGCCAATTTTTTTCATTTTGAGCATATAATAAAGATTTTAGATAATTATTAAACATAGAGAACCCCAAAGGATTTAATCTATTTGATTCTGATAAAATCCAACTAGACCAAGTATGATTTTCGTCATTTGGAATCGGAAAAATACGAATATATTTTCCCTGAAAAATTTCATGAAGAATCCCTACACGTTCACTAATACTGAGGACTGCTTTATCATATTCGTCTCTTTGTATAGGATTTTTAGAAAAAGCTCTTTCATAGTCTTCTTGAAGTATAAATTTTAATCTTGATGTTTTGGAGTCTAAAATATAAAGATCTATCAGAGATACATAACATTCTCCATTTGCTTTGACTTTATTTAAAAATTTAGATCCTCCTTTTTTATCTGCTTTAATAAAAGGAATTTTTGTCCAGAATATATTATCTTGATGAATAGAGATAAACCATTGGTTTGCGTCTATATTTTCTACAGAATTCCTTTTATGTATTTTTCTAAGAAGTTCAATAGCTATAGTATTAACAGGTTTTATTCTTCCTTTAGAATCTTGAACTAGTAAACGTCCAAAATTTTCACTATGTTTTTTAGGAATATGAATAGCGTCAGAAACATTTTCTATAGGAAATTTTTTAAATTCGTGTATTTGATTATGTGTTTGAGGAGAACCAAAAGCATTATGATTTCCTATCAATAGAAATAATATGAAAAATAATATTGAATAATTTTTAGAATATAAATTTTTCAATTTATTTTTCATATTATAAAATCTAGTTCCTTTCCAAAATAAAGTAAGAAACATCCCTATACTCATCAAAACATAACCCATATAGGAAAAATAGGTTCCTAAATAATCATTATTAACAGAAAAATGAGTTCCTTTTCCGTCTGGATCATATCCAGATTGAAAAAATCTATATCCCTTATAGTTGAGAACATTGTTCATGGAAATCAAATAATCTTTTTTCTTTTTTTTGTCTATAAGTGTAATATGACTTCTAAAAGATGAAGGGAATCCAGATCCTGGATAATTTTCTATTTGAAAATGATTTAATCGCAAGAAAAAAGGTAGATACAAAAATATAGATCCATATCCAATGGATATTTGGTAATCTTTATTAAATAATAAAGGATCACTCATTTTTGTTGTATTTTTTCCGCCCAAAAAGGTCACTAATTTAGATTGATCTCTAAAAGATATTTCTGCTGTTATAGCATTTAATAAATTATTATTATCTTCTTCTTTTTCACATGATTTGATATATTCTAATTTTCCTTTTTCAATTCCTTCTGGAATAACCCACTGGATTATTCCATGATCTGTTTTCATTCGATACAAATGTTTTATTCTTAAAATATCAAAAGTGTTTTTGAATAAAAAATAGGTTTTTCTATTGATCATGTTTATACATTTTCCTGAAAAAGAAGATTTTAAAAATATTTTATCATTTTTCTCAAAAATTTGTATTCCGTAAGGAATTTTTTTATTTAGAGAAAATATTATACCATTGATTTTCGTAATATCTCCATCTTTCAGGAAATTTTCCGTTCTTCCTTTTTGATCGTTTGAAATAATTTTTACAATTTTTTCTTCTGATTTTTTTTTAGAAAAAAAAACTTTAGCACACGGTATATAATCTATAATTTTTATTTTCAAAGAATTATCCTTAAAAAAGAATTTTTTTTGATATTTTTTATGATAAGTAGAAAGAATATAGGGATCATTATAAAATCTGGTATCATTTCCTTGATGAATTTTTAATTTAATGTAATTTTTTATAGAAACAATTTTTCTATTCATTTCTCCTTCTCTTATAGACATTATTCCTTCAAAACTATAATATCTAGAAAAAATTCCTCCAATGAAAATAAATACAAATGATAAATGAAAAATAAAAAGAGGAAATTTATTATGATTCCATAATTTATATTTCCATATGTTCCCTATTAGGTTGATTATAATTAATAACATTATAATTTCAAACCAAGTAGATTCATAAACAAATATTTTTGCTACACTGGTAGAATATTTTTGTTCTATAAAAGTAGCTATAGCCATAGATATAGCCAACAATAAGAATAAAAAAGAAGTTATTTTGGTGGAGAAAAAAATTTTTTTTATTTGCATATTATTTTAATTGTTTAATATAAAAACGAGTTATATGTTCTATGCAAAAATATTTTATGTTTCATATACGATTAATCCATCATAAGCTAAATAAACATTTTTTGGTAATTGTGTTTCAATTTCTTTATGAAAACCAATCATATGACTAATGTGTGTCAGATAAGTTTTTTTAGGACAAATTTTTTGAATGACATTTAAAGATTCGGAAAGCGTAAAATGAGAAGGATGTTTTGGTACTTTTCTTAAAACATTTAAAATTAAAACATCTAATCCTTTTAATCGTTGAATTGTTTTAAAAGGAATATCACTAGCGTCTGTAATATATGCAAAATTTTCTATTCGAAAACCTAAAATAGGAAGAGAGCCATGCCATATGGACAAAGGGAATACTTTAAAATATTCTACAAAAAAGAAATCTTTATAATGATCTAATTCATGTACAGATATTTTTGATGTATACGTATTTGATTTTTTATTTTCTGAAAAAATATAAAAAAATCTTTTTTTTATATTTTCTAAAACTCTACGCAATCCATAAACAGGGATAGGTTTATTCATATTAAAATAAATCGATCTTATATCATCAAATCCTCCTATATGATCATGATGTTCATGTGTAATAAAAATAGCATCCAATTTTTCATGATTACTTCGCAACATTTGATAACGAAAATCTGGACTACAATCAATTAAAAAATGTTTTTTATTTTTTTCAATTAAAACTGAACTTCTTAATCTATTATCTTTTGGATTTTTAGATAAACATACTGGATGTTTAGATCCAATAATAGGAATTCCTTGAGAAGGCCCAGTCCCTAAAAAAGTAATTTTCATATATAATATATTACCACTTTCTATTTTTGAATTGATTGATTATATTTTTTTGTATTTCATTTATAATGTTTTTTTTTCCTTTTAAAAATTCTTTTACAGAATCTCTTCCTTGACCTAATTTCATATCTCCATAACTAAACCAAGATGCATTTTTTTTGATAATTCCTAAATCAACTCCTAAATCCAGTATTTCCCCGATTTTTGAAATTCCTTCTCCGTACATTATATCAAATTCAGCAATTTTAAAAGGAGGAGAAAGTTTATTTTTCACTACTTTTACTTTTGTTCTATTTCCTAATACTTTTTCTCCATTTTTAATTTGATTTCCTTTTCTAATATCTAATCGTATTGAGGAATAAAATTTCAACGCATTTCCGCCTGTTGTCACTTCCGGATTTCCATACACACCTATTTTTTCTC is a window encoding:
- the ccsA gene encoding cytochrome c biogenesis protein CcsA gives rise to the protein MQIKKIFFSTKITSFLFLLLAISMAIATFIEQKYSTSVAKIFVYESTWFEIIMLLIIINLIGNIWKYKLWNHNKFPLFIFHLSFVFIFIGGIFSRYYSFEGIMSIREGEMNRKIVSIKNYIKLKIHQGNDTRFYNDPYILSTYHKKYQKKFFFKDNSLKIKIIDYIPCAKVFFSKKKSEEKIVKIISNDQKGRTENFLKDGDITKINGIIFSLNKKIPYGIQIFEKNDKIFLKSSFSGKCINMINRKTYFLFKNTFDILRIKHLYRMKTDHGIIQWVIPEGIEKGKLEYIKSCEKEEDNNNLLNAITAEISFRDQSKLVTFLGGKNTTKMSDPLLFNKDYQISIGYGSIFLYLPFFLRLNHFQIENYPGSGFPSSFRSHITLIDKKKKKDYLISMNNVLNYKGYRFFQSGYDPDGKGTHFSVNNDYLGTYFSYMGYVLMSIGMFLTLFWKGTRFYNMKNKLKNLYSKNYSILFFILFLLIGNHNAFGSPQTHNQIHEFKKFPIENVSDAIHIPKKHSENFGRLLVQDSKGRIKPVNTIAIELLRKIHKRNSVENIDANQWFISIHQDNIFWTKIPFIKADKKGGSKFLNKVKANGECYVSLIDLYILDSKTSRLKFILQEDYERAFSKNPIQRDEYDKAVLSISERVGILHEIFQGKYIRIFPIPNDENHTWSSWILSESNRLNPLGFSMFNNYLKSLLYAQNEKNWRIADNEIEKIRLYQIKHAKSILPSVNKISLEILYNKLNIFYVLSFLYAIFGNFYHYQFFFDHFLSKKIYVFFSKIFFFILYVLFFSHFLGLISRWYISGHAPWTNGYESAIFISFCLVGIGFLFHKNRFVSGPTVFIASVLLMIAHGNAMDPEITNLVPVLKSHWLIIHVATITTSYGFFFTGSFLGFFVLLLYILKANFHYYSKIIQIHIEKLTIINEMCLTIGLFLLTIGTFLGSVWANNSWGRYWSWDPKETWALISIMIYAFVLHIRLIPSMRSIFIFNFCSILSISSIIMTYFGVNYYLSGLHSYAKGDPLSVPSWIYYSLFILLIFTIFAYYSAKFHNITKKIDK
- a CDS encoding MBL fold metallo-hydrolase, which translates into the protein MKITFLGTGPSQGIPIIGSKHPVCLSKNPKDNRLRSSVLIEKNKKHFLIDCSPDFRYQMLRSNHEKLDAIFITHEHHDHIGGFDDIRSIYFNMNKPIPVYGLRRVLENIKKRFFYIFSENKKSNTYTSKISVHELDHYKDFFFVEYFKVFPLSIWHGSLPILGFRIENFAYITDASDIPFKTIQRLKGLDVLILNVLRKVPKHPSHFTLSESLNVIQKICPKKTYLTHISHMIGFHKEIETQLPKNVYLAYDGLIVYET